One Penaeus monodon isolate SGIC_2016 chromosome 42, NSTDA_Pmon_1, whole genome shotgun sequence genomic window, CATGCTGCAGCTTATTCTTGCGGCGCCGCTTCTGGTTCAGCTTCTAGTGTTTGACTaccactttcttctccttcttgctctTCAGGATCTTTCTGATGTCGAACGCAgtgatttccatgttttttttttgagcttttgCCTTCAGCGGCGCTTCCTTTCGGCGAGGCGCTGCTCCTTCTCCTGCCACAGGTCGCGGTACGTGAAGTACCCTTGGCAGATGTTGATGCAGCTCAGTCATAGTTGCAGCCTTGCCCCGCACCTTTGGGCGACTCNNNNNNNNNNNNNNNNNNNNNNNNNNNNNNNNNNNNNNNNNNNNNNNNNNNNNNNNNNNNNNNNNNNNNNNNNNNNNNNNNNNNNNNNNNNNNNNNNNNNACCTCTCCTGGCGTGAATTTGCCTAAGCATTGGCCCCCAACAGGAAACAGGATAGGTGCCAATATGTCCAGTCAGCAAATAGAGAGGCTGATCACCCACTGAGCGGTGTACTGCACTATTCATGGCCAAACAAACCTATGGCAAAAGTTCATCCCATTCTAAGGGAGAAGCCTCCAGAAGTGTTGCCAAGGCGTTTTTCACCTCTCGGTTGGTGCGTTCAATCATCCCATTAGCTTGGGGATGGAAAGCAGTAGTGAAACTGGTTTGTACACTGGCCAACTCACAAACCCTCTTAAATAAATTGTGTTTAAATTCTCGGCCATTGTTTTTTTGCAATAGACGAGGTGGCCCAAACACAGTCACAAACTGATTAATAAAGGCATCAGCCACAGTCTCTGCATCCTTGGATGGCAAAGGTATCAACTGGACGTATCGAGTGAGTTGGTCTATGAAAGccaatacatatttattacctTGCGAGGTCACTTCAAGTTCCATGAGGTCTGCAGATACCCTTTCCAGTAGGTAACTGGCCTGTGGTGCAGCAGCAAGAGGAGCACGATAAGGCATGCCCTTACATTTCTGGCAAGATCGACATGTACCAACATATTCTTTCACTGTGGCCAACATGTTAGGGAAGTAAAAGTAATCCCTAAGCTTACAATACGTCCTGTAAACACCAGGGTAACCTGCTGTTGCACCTGCATGAGCCAAATGCATGGCAGAGCCTCTAAGTGCCCCCTCTACTACTGCAAGTGCCTCACAATCAATCAAGTGTCTCAGCATTCCTGAGTTTGCGGCTGAAGTATGCAACAGGCCGCAAGCAACCCTCATCGTCACATTGCATCAAGCAAGCGCCGATTGCAACACCCGATACATCGGTGTGAATCTCAAAGGGCCTGTCAAAATCTGGCTTACTGAGAACTGGGGCGGAAATAAGTGCCTCCTTCAAGTTCTGGTAAGCATTTTCCTCCTGTTGGCCCCAGAGAAACTTCGTATCTTTTCGTGTCAGGCTGGTAAGTGGTGATGCATTATTTGAATAATCTTTAATATGCTTCCTAAAGAAGCCTGTGCACCCGAGAAAGCGGCGCACTTCCTTTTGGTTCCTAGGCTGAGGCATCTTCTGAATTGCAATCACCTTATCTGGATCAGGTTCCACTCCCTTGGGCGAGATCTTAAAGCCCAGGAATTTGAATGTGTCCATTGCAAAAACACATTTCTTCCTGTTGAGCCTAAATCCTGCCTTTAAGAAGAGCAACAGAGTCTCATCCAAATGCCTCAGATGGTCATCAAAATTACTGTTGTGCACCACCACATCATCTAAATAGGCAATGGTGTGCCTGCCTAAAACAGATGAAAGCACACAGTTAACAGCCCGTTGAAATGTCGAAGGGGCGGTTGCCAACCCAAATGGCAACATCCTGAACTGGAAAAGTCGATGCCCATCTGAGAATGCAGTCTTTGACCTATCATCTGGATTGACATCTACTGTCCAGTAGGCACTGCGAGCATCCAGAGCAGTGAACCACATTGTTCCATGCAGCTGATCAATAAGCTCATCAATGCGTGGCATTGGATAAGCATCCTGCTCTGTAATGCTGTTGAGACCTCTGTAGTCTATACAGAAACGGGTAGACCCATCTTTCTTTCTGACAAGAGCGATTAGGGAATGCCAAGGAGAGGTGGAATGCTCAATAACTCCCTGTGCAAGCATATTGTCACATTCCTCCCGAATAAACTGTTTAGAGGCTTCTGGGAGACGCCATTGCCGGACACATAGTGGACCTTcaccctcttttgtttttatagtatgtGAGATCCCAGGTACCGTTCCTAGCTTTACCTCCGCATCAAATAATGTCACATACTTAACTAGCACCTGCCTCAGCTGCTGTTGCTGCCCAAGAGTGAGGTGGCCCAGATCAACCTCACTTAAAAGATCACCAAGCTCAGCATCACCCAGCTGAACCTCATCTTCAGGGCAATTAGTATCTGCACCTGACAGTTCAACACCAAGTGGTGTTTGTGTCACCACATTGCACGGTTGGAGATCCACATCTGGCAGAATGATGTAATCATCTGCACTCCCAAAGTCACCAACAGCATCAAAGCTGTCAAAGTCATCCTCAGTAAATCCCTCACCCAGTTCAGGACCACCATTATCACCCAAGAAGAGCTCTGCCCCCAAAGCTTGCTCCTCTTCAGCATACTGGAAAGAAGTTCCACGAATGCTAGCCTTTCTTATTTCAGCACTTTTACCTATTTTGGTTCTATTTGGCACTGCACTATTAAAAACAGCACCCTTGGCACTGACACTGGCATTTTCACAATCTACACCACTGACACTGGCACTTTTCACAGTTTCACAAACACTAACATCACCTTCATTTTGCTTGTCATCTACACATGTGCTTCCAGCCTCAAGTGAGAAGACCTGTGCAATGTTTTCAACTATAGCTAACCTATGTCCATTTCTTAACTTTACAGGGCGTGCAGTCTCATTTACTGCCCAGACTTTAATGCGGCCCTCATTAACTTCTTGTAGAGACCTAGGTACCACCAAGGGACACTCAATACCAGAAACCATAAGTTCCTTGGCGCCTTGCATACCCCTAGGAACGCTACATTTGACAAAGCGCCCACAACGAGGCGGCACAAAAGCAGGTAGAACAACATGTGCTACCTGTGAAGCAGGTAGTGACCTTGACTGCTTGTGGTGTACCTCAACAAGCACAACTTGTAATGACTGGGAATCCGTATACAAAATTGGGAACTTCTGACCTTGCAAGACAAATAAATCCTCTTTACTCTGGTCAGAAAAACACTCGAGCCTGAAGTTAAACCGTCTGAGAAGATCCATGCCCAAAAGAACTCCAGGATCCAAGATACACACTTTATGCTTAACACAAACTCGTTCATTCACACTAAAAATTACCAAACTTTCACCCAGAACTGGAATAGTCTTACCAGAAACTCCTTTCACTCGTTTAAAAGATTCTTTTTCACATCTTATTCCCACCTTTCCTGCAGCCATCCCCTTGACAATGGTCACCTCAGACCCCGTGTCGACAAAACACTTCATCTTGAACCCATTCATCATTAAGTAAACCATAGGGCGACCTAAAGGTTTCTCAGGAACCTTACTCTCGCAGTCAGTGGTTGACAGCACCTCTTTGCTCGCCAGTGACGGTTTCGCTGCCACGCCCGACCTGGCGCGATAAAAAGGGACACTGCCGTGCAAAGTGACCTGGCTCACCACATGCAAAACACTTCCTTGCACTCAAGACACGACATTCTGAGCTATCATGCTCGTGGCTCTTGTGGTAGCGACAGTACTTCCGAGGAGGGTCTACCTCGGCTGCTGCAAGAGCCCGTGGTCGGAAAAGCGGTCTAGCAGGAGGAGAGCTTACCCCAGGACCTTCACTTTCTCTGAGACTCCAAACTCTCTGCGTAGTCTCAACAAGATTACAaagctctgcctcttccttcaccACAACTGCTTCCCTGATCCATCGAGGAAGTCCTTGCAAAAAGACCCGTCTGATGAGGTCATCTGGATCACCAATAGCCCGAGGGTAATCCCGTAATCCCTGGTACACCATACCTtctaatgttaaataaaaatccATAGGTGCTTGACCAGGTTGTAGCTTCTGACTATGAAGCACGCGGTAAAAATCAGATGACGTACCAGTTCCTCTGAACTTCTGCCTAAGCTTGTCTTTAAATTCAAGCCAGGATACAATATTTTCAAAGAGGGGAGAATTTACTGTCAGCTCTGCCGCACCCTTGCATGAAGCCTTTGCAgctttaaaggaaaagtccggtcttttaaaaaccatgttatttggttgtatgttgatatttgatgtataaataaaataatgacagccataatatgtgttatatcccaaccaattgtttttttaaagcgtttttgtatgttaaaattcgatcgtctgttataaaaccgatttgaagcgccatctcacggagtgacgtcacaccatgtatatctggagtgaggccggcggccatgccattgttcatatgcagtgcattgtatattgcactgtatattgcattgtataatatcagtgcattgtatattgcattgtttaatatcatataattcatatgcagtgcattacatatatatatatatatatatatatatatatatatatatatatatatatatatatatatatatatatatacacacacataaatagacacacgcacaaacacacacacacacacacacacataccacacacaaaaacatacatacatccatatatatatatatatatatatatatatatatatatatatatatatatatatatatatatatatatatgtatatatattatatatatatatatatatatatatatatgtatatatatgtatgtatgtataatatatatatatatatatatatatatatatatatacatatatatatgtacacacacacacaccacacaaaacacacacacacacacaccacacacacacacacacacacaccccacacacacacatatatatatatatatatatatatatatatatatatatataaatatttatatatatatatataatatatatatatatatatatatatattttttttttttttttttttttttttttttatatgtatatatgcatatttttttttttttttttttttttttttttaacggtaggttcatgtctgagccgccgtggtcacagcatgatacttaattgtagttttcatgttgtgatgctcttggagtgagtacgtggtagggtccccagttcctttccaaggagagtgccggtgttaccttttaggtaatcattctctctatttatccgggcttgggaccagcactgacttgggctggcttggccacccattggctaggtaggcaatcgaggtaaagttccttggccaattattattattattattatcattattaatactattatcgttattattatttttattctcataacaattatcattattgtccttatacatacatatatatatatatatatatatatatatatatatatatatatatatatatatatatatatatatatatatatatatatattatacacacacacacagacacacaacacacgcatacatatatcacatacacatacatacatatatacatatatatatatatatatatatatatatatatatatatatatatatatatatatatatataatataatactattatatataatgtatataaaatatatatatatatatatattatatatataatgtatatataaatatatatatatatgtatatgtatatatgtatatgtatatatatatatatatatatatatatatatatatatataatgtatatatatatatatatatatatatatatattatgtatatacatatatatatatatatatatatatatatatatatatataatatatgtatatatataaataatatatatattatatatatatatataatatatatatatatatatatatatatatatgtataaggacaataataataattgttatgataatgacaataatgataacgataataattataacaatgataacatttatatatatatatatatatatatatatatatatatatatatatacacgcacacacacacacacacacacacacacacacacacacacacacacacacacatatatatatatatatataatatatatatatatatatatatatatatataaataatatatatatatatatatataatgtatatatatatatatatatatatatatatatatatatatatatatatatatatatatatatatatatatatatatatatgtatgataataattttgataataataataataataataatatttaataataataataataataataatctttaataataataaataataataataataatctttaataataataattattattattatatatatgaattatatatatatatatacatatatatatatatatatatatatatatattatatatatatatatatatataatttaaatcgcaggattcctcatcagacgaagaatcatagtctatcctctgtcagccatgaccgtgaccgctttctctgtgatcagctgtgtattgtaaaaaatcagctggagctgtatacatggtgtgacgtcatcggcgtgtggtggcgctgtaggtcgtttttttgcagcagacgatattatgcctgctattgagatgaaaaaaggcctatagtaataaggtaagcctccgtattggcaccaattgactattaattggtttttatgatatcaaggcctagatttatgcaaagtagtgcaccagaaccggtcttttcctttaataAAAGCTGAATCTGTCTGAGGTCGAGTGTGGTTCTCGACACTCCGAAGCCAGCTCTTAACCTCTTGGTTCCGTTTAAGGGGCTGGGCACAACTAACCTCCGCCTTAAACTGAGGAATTGGATCCCTCTGCACCACAAACTCAACTGGGGGTGCTTCCCTGACAGAAACGGGGGTCGAAGGACGAGATATACGAGCTTCTAGCTCACTATTCTGCTGGCGCAGACTCTGGACCTCCAGTGTGAGCCGAGAGATTTTTTGAAAAAGCTCTTCCATCACTGAAAGTTCCGGAAGTCTCTCGCTGCCTCGGCCATCCGAATCTGGCGGGAGAGCTTGCCCTGAAGGGGAGGTCCTTCCTAATGAAGGAGCAGAGGCCGCTCCCTGGCTCGTCGAAGGGCGGGACGGACTGTTGTTCCGACTGCCACCGTTCCTTCGACCCATGGCTCGCGTCCGAATCGTGCTAATCTAAAATTATAGTCAGAGCAACTCCAAGGCTGATCAAAACACCTAGGACGACCCTCAACAAGTCTATAGAAGCACTGTACTACCCGATAACTTACAAAAACATACGATTAATCACACGGTCTCAGAGCAAACACTAGATTCATGCGATCAAAATCACAAACTTCAGATGCACGTTAATATTACTCCTAgtaaacacgcacaaaaacagacaaaacacgaCAAAACACATCTATAAGACACTTCTAAAATCTCACTAAAACTGACGCACTTATAAAACacccacaaagaaagaaaaaaatagtcatagaaacatttactaaaaaaatactaaaacatacataaaacttcCACTGAAACCCACGTAAAAACACTTCTAAAGCATCCATGCGCAAGCATAAAACCATCCACTTAAAAAAACACGCAGACAGTTATTAAAACATTCGCTTACAGATTCACTAAAAACAAGCATAACACAAGTATCAAACACTTGCACCGAAGCAAACAGCCGTAAAACACCGATACATAAAACTGAAGAAAACCACTAAGCCAAATCAAGTAAAATCCAAAAATACTATAAATCAAAGATAAAAccgaaagaacaaaagaaaccaaaataaaagaaacgaataaaataaataaaaataccatgTGTGACAGACCGACTACGTACCTATGGGTTAAGACCTGCACGAAAGTAGGATGAGCGTCTTGGACATAACAAGCGTTACACCGTTTTGGAGTCATCGAATTGGCAAAGaaaacgccccctccccccccccccgtgcggcAGTGAGCggcgccagacagcgtggcgccaacgACGGACAGCGATATCAGTTGCCGAATTATAGTTGTTTCAGTTTTAGTAACGGGATGGAGGGCAGACGAAACAAAGAGATCTGTCGTTTATTAACGCCGGTGGCGCTGCAGGCGCTGGCGGAGCGAGCGCAGCGCCCCGAGCACGACCAGCGCCCCACGCTCGAGGAGATCGGCCAGGCGCTCGGCGAGATGCTGCGCCTCTGCCAGTGAGCGCGCCCTTGGGGTCCAAGTCTCAACAAGATTACAaagctctgcctcttccttcaccACAACTGCTTCCCTGATCCATCGAGGAAGTCCTTGCGAAAAGACCCGTCTGATGAGGTCATCTGGATCACCAATAGCCCGAGGGTAATCCCGTAATGTAatgtattgttaataataataataataataataataataataataataataataattattattattattattattattattatatatcatcattgttattattattattgtcattattattattatcattattatcattattatcattattattagtagtagtattattttcaacataatatcattattattactattattattattattattattgatcaacatcattattatcatcagttttactattatgatgttgatgattatgatgatgatgatgataattatcattatcaaatcgcGTGCAGGCATTAGGCAGTATATTggaaacagacaaatacacacaaacacacacacaaacaatcacacacatgtgcacacacacacacaaacaaacacacacatgtgcacacacacacacacagataaacgcactcacacacacacacgcatatgcacacacacacacacacacgcatatgcacacacacacacacacacacacacacacacacacacacacacacacacacagatagacgcattcacatatatatatacacacatgtacacatacatggataaacacacacacacacactttcctgaTGTCTTAGTCTCccgatgtatatatattcatttatttatttttttattcatccttccttttttaatttaatttttattttttacttttttattttttattattattatttttttgacttaaaaaaatatatatatcctttttaactttttttcatttttttttcttttattattatatatatatttttacttttgtccACAAACCAGGACTTGCTCACTGGTGGTTCTTGGCCTTGCCCTTCCCTCCGAGCTTCTTCTTGCCCTTCCCTcggttctttctctcctccatctccttctgttcatcttcttctcctcctccatctcccttctcctcctctcgctccttcctctcctccgagCGCTTGGCTCTCCCGCCCCCTCTCNNNNNNNNNNNNNNNNNNNNNNNNNNNNNNNNNNNNNNNNNNNNNNNNNNNNNNNNNNNNNNNNNNNNNNNNNNNNNNNNNNNNNNNNNNNNNNNNNNNNaatagtatatatatatatataaataattttatatatctatatatatatagatatatattatatatatatgtggtgtgtgtgtgtgtgtgtgtgtgtgtggtgtgtgtgttgtgtgtgtggtgtgtgtgtgtgtgatgtagacatatatataggtaatatatctatatatatataatatatatatatatatatctattattatatatatatattatacatacatacactatatatacatatatatatatatattatatatatataatatacatatatatatatattatttttttaatataatatatatattatttttaaaaaatatatatatatatatatatatataatatatgcgatgtatgtatgtttatgtgtgtgtgtatgtgtgtgtgtgtgtgtggtttgtgccggtgtctatgtaggtgtgtgtaatatatcatatatatatatatatatatatataatatataatatatagctatatattatatatatatatgtagactgcatatgaatatatgatattaaacaatgcaatatacacGCACTGCatattatacaatgcatataCAGTGCAATTATACAATGCACTGAGCATAATggaacaatggcatggccgccggcctcactccagatatacatggtgtgaccgTCACTCCGTGAGATGGCGTTCAAATCGGTTTATAACAGAagatcgaattttaacatacaaaacgcTTAAAAAACCAATTGGTTGGGATTATAAcccacatattatggctgtcatgattttatttatacatcaaatatcaacatacaacaaaaacctggtttttaaaagaccggactttccCTTAAAGCGCAAAGGCTTCATGCAAGGGGGCGGCCAGAGCTGACAGTAAATTTCCTCCCCTATTTGAAAATATTGTATCCTGGCTTGAATTTAAAGTACAAGCTAGGCAGAAGTTAAGAGGAAACTTGGTACGTCATTCTGATTTTTACGCGTGCTTCATAGTCAGAAGTACTAACCTGGCCAACGACCTAtggatttttatttaacaattagAAGTATGGTTGTACCAGGCATTACGGGGGATACCCTCGGGGCTATGGGTGATCCAGATGACCTTCATCAGTGACGGGTCTTTTTGCAAGGACTTCCTCGATGGATCAGGGAAGCAGTTGTGGTGAAGGAAGAGGCGAGGCATTGTAATCTTGTTGAGAATACGCCGGAGAGTTTGGACTcagagaagaaaagtgaaaggTCTGGGGTAAGCTTCCTCCTGCTAGACCGCTTTTCCGACCACGGGCTTTGCAGCAGCCGCGGGAGACCCCTCTCGGAGTACTGTCGCTACAACAAAGAGCCACGAGCATGACAGGCAGAATGTCGTGTCTTGAGTGCAAGGAAGTGTTTTGCATGTGGTTTTGAGCAGAGCACTTGGCACGGCAGCTGTCCCTTTTTATCGCGCCAGGTCGGGACGTGGCAGCGCGAAAACCGTCACTGGCGAGCAAAGAGGTATGGGATGTCAACCACTGAACTGCGGAGAGTAAGGTTCCTGATGAAACCTTAGGTAGCCCTATGGTTAACTTAATGATGAATGGGTTCAAGATGAAAGTGTTTGTCGGACCGGGGTCTGAGGTGACCATTGTCACGGGGATGGCTGCAGGAAAGAGTGGGAATAAGATGTGAAAAAAAGATATCTTGTAAACGAGTGAAAAGGAGCTTCTGGTAAGGACTATTCCAGTCTGGGTGAAAAAAAAGTTGGTAATTTTATGTGTGAATGAACGAGTTTGTGTTAAGAATAAGTGTGTATCTTGGGGATCAATGGAGTTCTTTGGGCATGGATATTCTCAGGACTGGTTTAAATTCAGCTCGAGTGTTTTTCGACCAGAGTAAAAgaggtatttatttgtttgcaaGGTCAGAAGTTCCCATTTTGTATACGGATTCCAGTCATTACAAGTTGTGCTTGTGAGGTACACCACAAGCAGTCAAGGTCACGACCGGCTTAAGGTAGCACATGTTGTTGAACTGCTTTTGTGCCGCCTCGTTGTGGGCGCTTTGCAAATGTAGCTTCCTAGGGGGTATGCAGGCGCCAAGGGAACTTATGGTTTTCTGGTATTGTGCGTGTCCCTTGGTGGTACTAGGTCTCTACAAGAAGTTAATGAGGGCCGCATTAAAAGTCTGGGCAGTAAATGAGACTGCACGCCCTGTTAAAGTTAAGAAATGGACATAGGTAGCGATAGTTGAAAAACATTGCACAGGGCTCTCACATGAGGCTGAAGCACATGTGTAGATGGACAAGCAAAATGAAGGTGAGATAGTGTTTGTGAAATTGTGAAAAGTGCCAGTGTCACGTGGTTGTAGATGTGAAAATGCCAGTTGTCAGGCCAAGGTGCTTTTTTAATAGTGCAGTGCCAAATAgaccaaaataggtaaaagatgCTGAAATAAGAAAGGCTAGCATTTCGTGGAAACTTCTTTCCAGTAGGCTGAAGGAGGAGCAAGCTTTGGGGGGCAGAGTCTTCTTGGGTGATAATGGTGGTCCTGAACTGGGTGAGGGATTTACTGAGGATGACTGACAGCTTTTACCTGCTTTGTTGGTGGACTTTGGGATGTGCAGATGATTGACATCAATTCTGCCAGATGTGGACTCTCCAACCGTGCAATGTGGTGACACAAACACCACTTGGGTTGAACTGTCAGGGCAGATACTAATTGCATGAAGATGAGGGATTCAAGCTGGGGTGATGCCTGAGCTGGTGATTTTAAGTGAGGTTGATCTGGGCCACCCACTCTGGGGCAGCAACAGCAGCTGAAGGCAGGTGCTAAGTTAATCATGTGACATTATTTTGAGTGGAGGTAAAGCTAGGAACGGTACCTGGGATTCACATACTATAAAAACAAAGAGGTTGAAGGTCC contains:
- the LOC119599204 gene encoding uncharacterized protein K02A2.6-like produces the protein MHLAHAGATAGYPGVYRTYCKLRDYFYFPNMLATVKEYVGTCRSCQKCKGMPYRAPLAAAPQASYLLERVSADLMELEVTSQGNKYVLAFIDQLTRYVQLIPLPSKDAETVADAFINQFVTVFGPPRLLQKNNGREFKHNLFKRVCELASVQTSFTTAFHPQANGMIERTNREVKNALATLLEASPLEWDELLP